TAGGAAAGTTTCTCGATCCTTATAATGGGTTTTGGGCTAATTCCGAAAACCAAGATATTACATTTAAAGAGAACCCTGTTATCACAGGTTTAAATGAAGAAGTCAGTGTCTATTACGATTCCATTTTAGTTCCTCACGTTTATGCTAACAATGACCATGATTTGTACATGGCCCAAGGATACGTGACGGCACAAAATCGCTTATGGCAGATGGAATTTCAAACACATGCTTCAGGTGGAAGAGTTTCAGAAATTATTGGAAAAGATGCACTGGATTTCGACCGCTATCAAAGAAGAAACGGACTGCTTTATGGAGCTGAGAAAGCTGTAAAACTAATGGCTGAAGATCCGATCATTGGACCAATCTTAAATGCTTATACTGAAGGTATCAATCAGTACATTGCTTCTTTAGAATACAAAGACCTTCCCATTGAATATAAATTATTGGACTATCGGCCTGAACCATGGACCAATTTAAAGTCAGGACTACTACTTAAGTATATGGCAAATGACTTAGCCGGTGGTGATAGTGATGCAGAAAACACTCAATTATTAAAAATGCTAGGAAAAGAAAGATTCGATTTCTTATTCCCTGATAGCTACAAAGATTTCGACCCTGTAATTCCTAAAAGCAGGAAATGGGATTTTGCAGCAGAAACTGTTGAAAGACCTGATTCTATTGAATTCCCTCTGGTTTTTCCCAACAATAAAGCTCCACAACCTGATCCGCAAAACGGAAGTAACAATTGGACTGTTCATGGAAGTAAAACATCTACTGGAAAACCAATCCTTGCTAACGACCCCCATCTTGGGCTTAATCTCCCCTCAATATGGTATGTGATGCATTTGAATTCTCCTTCCGTTAATGTTTATGGATCCACTTTGCCGGGAGCTTTGGGAGTCATAATTGGCTTCAATGATAGTGTTGCTTGGGGCGTTACTAATGCTACCAGAGATGTAAGAGACTGGTATCACATTACTTTCAAAGATAATGATAAGAAAGAATATTATTACAATGGTAAATGGTTAAAAACCCAAAAAGTAATCCAAGAATTCGAAATTCGTGGCGATGAAAACTACTTTGACACCATTTTTTATACTCATCATGGCCCTATTGTTTATGATGAAAACTTCAGATCTGAAAATAATAAGTCAAATTTTGCATTGAGATGGACAGCTCACGACCCATCAAACGAACAATTGACATTTCATCTTCTCAACAGAGCTAAAAATTATGATGACTATAAGAATGCTTTGACTTTTTACGATTGCCCTGCACAAAACTTTGCTTATGCAGATGTTCATGGTGATATAGCTTTATGGATCAACGGAAAATTCCCTTTGAGATGGGAAGAGCAGGGTAAATTTATAATGGATGGCTCTAGAGCAGACATGGATTGGGCTGGTTTTATCCCAAGAGAACACAATGCTCACATGAAAAATCCTAAACAGGCTTATTTAAGTTCTGCCAATCAAATCCCTGTTGATAGCACGTACCCGTACTATCATTATGATAGAGGGTATGAGCATTATCGCAATAGAAGATTAAACCGAAAACTAGAAACACTTGAAAATATCACGGTAGAAGACATGATGCGTTTGCAAAATGACAATTTTTGGCTCATGGCATCTGAAATTTTACCTAACATCTTGGGTAGTCTAAACCGAAATAATATGAATGAGGAGGAAAAAACCGCATTTGATGCACTATCCAATTGGAATTATATGGCGGATCAAGAAATGACAGCCCCAGCCTACTTTGAAATTTTATGGGATAACTTGTATCGTAATTTATGGGATGAATTTTATGGACTAGAGAATGCTGTTAGAAGACCGGAATTACCTGTTACTATTCAGATTTTAAAAGATAGTATTACTGATCCTTATATAGATTATCAAAAAACTGATAAAAAGGAAAGTATCAATGACCTCTTTCACATGAGCTTTACTTCAGCTGTTGATTCCATTGAAAATTGGAAATCAACCAACGATAAAGAACTGACTTGGAGCAATTTCAAAAATACTACGGTCCAACATCTTGCTCGCTTAGCTCCTTTTAGCACCAAGAATATTCAAATCGGAGGAAACAAGCATATTTTAAATGCCACTTCCGGGAGACATGGTCCTTCTTGGAGAATGTTAGTGTCATTGGAAGAACCAATTAAAGCATATGGTGTATATCCGGGAGGCCAATCTGGGAATCCTGGTAGTTACTACTATGATAATTTAATTGAAAAGTGGAGCAACGGTGAATATTACGAATTGGAAAATAAAGCTAATGCTTCCGACCTGCAAAATATTATTTTCACTCAAACATTAACCCCTAAAGCAAAATGAAATTTATCATCAGAACTATAATAATTGTAGTGGCAGCTCATTTTTCATTGCTCTATTTTCCGTGGTGGTCAATGGCTATTTGTGCGTTTTTCGCAGGAGCAATTATAGCAGGGAAGAACTTAAGTACATTTTTCAGCGGATTTATCGGGCTTGGCATTTTATGGTTAATCCAAGCATTCCTTATCCATAATGATTCAAGCGGTATGCTTTCCAATAAAATTGCCGCCTTATTTAATTTAAGCGATGGGATTTATATGGTGATAATTTCAGGCGTTGTCGCTGGATTGATTGGTGGCTTCAGCACCTTATCCGGATTTCGCTTTCGAAAACTTTTTAGTAGGGATAAAAGTAGAGAATTATATAGATGAAATTGATATAATAGTTTTTAAAAAAAGCAGTCAAATTATAGAATCTGACTGCTTTTTCATTTATAGGTATTTGAAAATAGAAATTAAAGAAAGTGAAATTAATCCATTAACTTAACTCCAGAAGCCACAAATTTATAATCCATTCTTGGTTCAGTAATTTCAGCAATCTCTTCTTCAGATTTTCCACCATCTTCAGCAAAATGCTTTAAGGTTTCCACATCAGTTTCTTCTTTCTTAGCAGTCCCTACCATCTTTACTGATTTCCCAGCTAGGTCCTTCGGCATAAAAAAGCCGTAATCCTTGAATGTTACTCTCATTGATTCTCCGTTTGGCAAATCAACTTTCATCCAACATCCCTTTGCTTGGCAAACCTCCGTTACTTTAGCCTCAACAACTGCCATAACAGAATCATTTGAATCCATCTCTCTCACTAAACTAGCTAGTTGAATTTCATTTTCAATACTAAAAGATTCACCCAAAAAGGCATCGGTTTTTTCCATTTCAACCGCCTGTTTTTCTTCCGCTTCAGAAGTCTTTTCAGAGCTATCTTTTTGACTACATGCTGTAAATCCTACAGCAACCACTAGAATTGATACAAATATATTTTTCATAAGTTTTTTGATTATTAATACGAAGGTAATTTTTATCTCGTTAATAAAAAAGAAAAATATCAATGCAACTTTTTAGGGTTTGGCATAATCATTGTAAAAGAAGTTTATAAATAGGAACAAAATGGAAAAGAGTAAAAATTTGAGCCGAAATGTTTTCTTAGCCATTGGAATATTAGTCGGCATTTTGATTTTTCTTTTAGGCTCACAGCTTAATGCTAATTTAGGCCATGCTCAAAAGCAAGAGTTCAAAAACGAACAGCTTGAAGAACCAAATCCTATTGTAAAGAAATTTTTTAGTTAGTTTTAGTTTAGTGATTAGTTGGTTAATGATTAAAGGTGCTCACGGGCACCTTTTTTTATGCCTTTTTTTGAAAAGATTACCGTAATCTATTCCTTCCCAAGTCAAAAGCTTTAATTTTGCACTTTCTATCATTTAATCATAATCAATAATAGATTAATATACGCAGCATTATGTCAGAATATCAGTTCAGAGAAACCGAAAAGAAATGGCAAGCCTACTGGGAGAAAAACCAAGTATTCAAAGCAGAAGACAACTTTAATAAACCAAAGTACTATACACTAGACATGTTTCCCTATCCATCGGGAGCAGGATTGCATGTTGGGCATCCTTTAGGATATATTGCTTCAGATATTGTTGCTCGTTACAAAAAGCAGCAGGGTTTTAATGTATTACATCCTATGGGATTTGATTCCTTCGGACTTCCTGCTGAACAATATGCTATTCAAACTGGGCAGCATCCTGCAATCACTACAGAGCAAAACATTAATCGATACATTGAACAGCTGAAAAATATTGGTTTCGCCTATGATTGGGATAGAGAAGTTCGTACTAGCGATCCCTCTTTTTATAAATGGACACAATGGATATTTATGCTATTATTCAATAGCTGGTATGATAAAGTAGATGATAAGGCAAGACATATTCTAGTGCTAGAAGAGCACTTCGAGAAAACTGGTAACCAATTGGTGAAAGCAGCCTGCGATGAAGAAGTTGAGCCTTTTACAGCAGAAGATTGGTTCAATTACTCTGAAGAGGAAAAACAAAAAACTCTGCTAAAATATAGAATTGCGTACTTATCGGAAGCAGTAGTGAACTGGTGTCCGGCTTTGGGCACAGTACTGTCCAATGATGAAGTCAAAGACGGATATAGCGAAAGAGGAGGACATCCTGTGGAGCGAAAAAAAATGATGCAATGGAGTATGCGAATATCAGCATTTGCTGATCGCCTGCTAAGAGGATTGGAAGAATTGGATTGGCCAGAGCCTGTGAAAGAAATGCAACGCAACTGGATTGGGAAGTCAGTTGGTGCTCAATTAGGTTTTCAACTTTCTAAGAGCGAGGAGAAAATAGAGGTTTTTACCACCAGAATTGATACTATTTATGGAGTGACCTTCATGGTATTGGCTCCAGAACATGAATTAGTAGAGAAAATCACTACTTCAGCACAAAAGGAATCAGTAAAAGATTATGTAAACATTGCTAAAAATCGTTCTGAACGGGAAAGAATGACTGAAGTAAAGCGTGTTTCAGGAGTCTTTACTGGAGCATATGCTATACATCCTTTCACCGAGGAAAAAATACCAGTATGGATTGGCGATTACGTATTAGCGGGCTATGGAACAGGTGCTGTAATGGCCGTTCCTTCCGATGATGATAGAGATAAAGCATTTGCAGAGCATTTTGAGCTACCTATCGTAGAAGTCGTGGAAAATGATAAAATCATCAATTCTGATTTTTTATCAGGCCTGAATATAAAAGATGCTCAAATGAAAGCTATTGACTTTTTGAAAGATAAAGGAATTGGTTATGCTAAAATTAACTATAGAATGCGAGATGCTATTTTCAGTCGTCAGCGTTACTGGGGAGAGCCAGTTCCGGTTTACTTCAAAAATGATATTCCTTATTTATTAGAAGAAGACCAATTACCATTAAAATTACCTGAAGTAGATAAATATTTACCAA
This is a stretch of genomic DNA from Marivirga harenae. It encodes these proteins:
- a CDS encoding penicillin acylase family protein, giving the protein MNFIKFIFPFLISLALVVGLNNKWGQVPPLGKFLDPYNGFWANSENQDITFKENPVITGLNEEVSVYYDSILVPHVYANNDHDLYMAQGYVTAQNRLWQMEFQTHASGGRVSEIIGKDALDFDRYQRRNGLLYGAEKAVKLMAEDPIIGPILNAYTEGINQYIASLEYKDLPIEYKLLDYRPEPWTNLKSGLLLKYMANDLAGGDSDAENTQLLKMLGKERFDFLFPDSYKDFDPVIPKSRKWDFAAETVERPDSIEFPLVFPNNKAPQPDPQNGSNNWTVHGSKTSTGKPILANDPHLGLNLPSIWYVMHLNSPSVNVYGSTLPGALGVIIGFNDSVAWGVTNATRDVRDWYHITFKDNDKKEYYYNGKWLKTQKVIQEFEIRGDENYFDTIFYTHHGPIVYDENFRSENNKSNFALRWTAHDPSNEQLTFHLLNRAKNYDDYKNALTFYDCPAQNFAYADVHGDIALWINGKFPLRWEEQGKFIMDGSRADMDWAGFIPREHNAHMKNPKQAYLSSANQIPVDSTYPYYHYDRGYEHYRNRRLNRKLETLENITVEDMMRLQNDNFWLMASEILPNILGSLNRNNMNEEEKTAFDALSNWNYMADQEMTAPAYFEILWDNLYRNLWDEFYGLENAVRRPELPVTIQILKDSITDPYIDYQKTDKKESINDLFHMSFTSAVDSIENWKSTNDKELTWSNFKNTTVQHLARLAPFSTKNIQIGGNKHILNATSGRHGPSWRMLVSLEEPIKAYGVYPGGQSGNPGSYYYDNLIEKWSNGEYYELENKANASDLQNIIFTQTLTPKAK
- the leuS gene encoding leucine--tRNA ligase, producing MSEYQFRETEKKWQAYWEKNQVFKAEDNFNKPKYYTLDMFPYPSGAGLHVGHPLGYIASDIVARYKKQQGFNVLHPMGFDSFGLPAEQYAIQTGQHPAITTEQNINRYIEQLKNIGFAYDWDREVRTSDPSFYKWTQWIFMLLFNSWYDKVDDKARHILVLEEHFEKTGNQLVKAACDEEVEPFTAEDWFNYSEEEKQKTLLKYRIAYLSEAVVNWCPALGTVLSNDEVKDGYSERGGHPVERKKMMQWSMRISAFADRLLRGLEELDWPEPVKEMQRNWIGKSVGAQLGFQLSKSEEKIEVFTTRIDTIYGVTFMVLAPEHELVEKITTSAQKESVKDYVNIAKNRSERERMTEVKRVSGVFTGAYAIHPFTEEKIPVWIGDYVLAGYGTGAVMAVPSDDDRDKAFAEHFELPIVEVVENDKIINSDFLSGLNIKDAQMKAIDFLKDKGIGYAKINYRMRDAIFSRQRYWGEPVPVYFKNDIPYLLEEDQLPLKLPEVDKYLPTEDGEPPLARAKNWKTEEGYNLEKSTMPGWAGSSWYMFRYMDAQNKYAFVDEEKQKYWENVDLYIGGSEHATGHLLYSRFWTKFLYDLGYISVDEPFQKMINQGMIQGRSNFVYRIEGQNKFVSHGLKDEYKTQSLHVDVNIVHNDTLDLEAFKRWRPEHADAEFILEDGKYICGAEVEKMSKSKYNVVNPDDVIEKYGADTLRLYEMFLGPLEQFKPWNTNGIDGTAKFLKKLWRLFHDADGNFKVAEGEPEKQALKALHQAIQKAEYDIENFSFNTSVSTFMICVNTLTELKCNNKTVLSDLVRIIAPYAPHICEELWSLLGNEGSISEAGWPTFNPDFIKEDAHTYPVSVNGKHRDNMTFALDAAKEDIEKAVLENPKVQKWIEDKPIKKMIIVPKKIVNIVV
- a CDS encoding DUF4920 domain-containing protein; translation: MKNIFVSILVVAVGFTACSQKDSSEKTSEAEEKQAVEMEKTDAFLGESFSIENEIQLASLVREMDSNDSVMAVVEAKVTEVCQAKGCWMKVDLPNGESMRVTFKDYGFFMPKDLAGKSVKMVGTAKKEETDVETLKHFAEDGGKSEEEIAEITEPRMDYKFVASGVKLMD